The Branchiostoma floridae strain S238N-H82 chromosome 17, Bfl_VNyyK, whole genome shotgun sequence genome has a window encoding:
- the LOC118405144 gene encoding somatostatin receptor type 5-like — translation MDGYSYDSTVESDNNNNTDEIFDSFLESETNSTNCTIQPCECDKLVLQNLMPYYVVFSLLALAGIIGNALIILVLRKHEKARTTAEIYVLNMATTDLLMLSMVPILVTRNIMSYKWIFGDFLCRVYYLIAGLNMFNTVFILTAMSVDRYFCVSRPLRSLDWKTTRTAKIVCALLWVVATVIDLPWVIWADIMPYCDIDATPMCVYDFPKYNGDDHFWERMSEIGVLFLSFVIPIILITGTHIGILYHVRNAAAGLDRTQRSQEKVTKMVFAIVVVFVMCWLPKNVAYLAERFDWFDAPTELQIGFEMLLITNSAINPYLYTIFGQHFQRRLMGIFFPAKHRRSMVTRNTVMRSKNGTPPGERRRHDSAKNHWCVEVEAQVENTEDRSLSASEKETELCGNVQVHDTPV, via the exons atggACGGCTACAGCTATGATTCTACGGTCGAgagtgacaacaacaacaatacggACGAAATCTTCGATTCTTTCCTCGAGAGTGAAACGAACAGTACAAACTGCACAATCCAACCCTGTGAGTGTGACAAACTCGTCCTACAAAACCTGATGCCGTATTACGTTGTCTTCAGCTTGCTCGCGCTGGCTGGAATCATCGGCAACGCTCTGATCATACTGGTACTTCGGAAACACGAAAAGGCGCGAACGACCGCCGAAATCTACGTGCTAAACATGGCGACTACGGACCTGCTGATGTTGTCTATGGTGCCCATACTGGTGACACGCAACATCATGAGCTATAAATGGATCTTTGGCGACTTCTTGTGCCGTGTGTACTATCTCATAGCTGGGTTGAACATGTTTAATACCGTTTTTATCCTCACTGCCATGAGTGTGGACCGATACTTCTGCGTCTCGCGTCCGCTACGCTCCTTGGACTGGAAAACCACCAGGACCGCAAAAATCGTCTGCGCGTTGCTATGGGTGGTTGCCACGGTGATAGACCTCCCATGGGTCATCTGGGCTGACATCATGCCGTACTGTGATATCGATGCTACTCCCATGTGCGTGTACGATTTTCCGAAGTACAACGGAGACGACCACTTCTGGGAGCGCATGTCGGAGATAGGTGTGCTGTTCTTGTCCTTTGTGATACCCATTATCCTGATCACGGGAACGCACATAGGGATACTGTATCACGTGAGAAACGCTGCGGCAGGGTTGGACCGGACACAACGGTCACAGGAGAAG GTGACAAAGATGGTGTTCGCCATAGTGGTAGTGTTCGTCATGTGCTGGTTGCCGAAAAACGTGGCTTACCTCGCCGAGCGTTTTGATTGGTTTGACGCGCCGACCGAACTGCAAATCGGGTTCGAGATGCTGCTGATCACCAACAGCGCCATCAACCCCTACCTCTACACCATATTTGGGCAACACTTCCAGAGGAGGCTCATGGGAATATTCTTCCCAGCGAA ACATCGGCGAAGCATGGTGACCCGAAATACGGTCATGAGGAGTAAGAACGGGACGCCCCCTGGCGAACGTCGTCGGCACGACAGCGCCAAAAACCACTGGTGTGTGGAAGTGGAGGCTCAAGTAGAGAACACGGAGGACCGGAGTCTGTCCGCGTCCGAGAAAGAAACAGAACTTTGCGGCAACGTTCAAGTTCATGACACTCCGGTCTGA